The following are encoded in a window of Scophthalmus maximus strain ysfricsl-2021 chromosome 6, ASM2237912v1, whole genome shotgun sequence genomic DNA:
- the LOC118309114 gene encoding potassium voltage-gated channel subfamily KQT member 2-like isoform X5, whose protein sequence is MFLCSGGEEGPRRQRSSVSGGKRPPKRNALYRRLQNFLYNVLERPRGWAFIYHAYVFLLVLSCLVLSVFSTIKEYEKSSEDALYILEVVTIVVFGVEYMVRIWAAGCCCRYRGWRGRLKFARKPFCVIDIMVLIASISVLAAGTQGNVFATSAIRSLRFLQILRMIRMDRRGGTWKLLGSVVYAHSKELITAWYIGFLCLILASFLVYLAEKEDNVQFETYADALWWGLITLTTIGYGDKFPITWNGRLLAAAFTLIGVSFFALPAGILGSGFALKVQEQHRQKHFEKRRNPAAGLIQAAWRVYATNLSRTDLSSTWDYYERTVSVPMYRLIPPLNQLDLLRNLKNKSGLSFRKDVQPEPSPSQKVSLKERVFSSPRSSVTKGKGSPQHVVPAVTPGLGSGGPGVPGGVQALRRSPSMEPCLEESPSKVPKSWSFGERSRTRQAFRIRGAASRQNSEVLIEMQDEEFRQKGSPDASLPGEDLADDNKSCHCEFVPQDLTPGLKVTIRAICIMRFMVSKRKFKESLRPYDVMDVIEQYSAGHLDMLARIKNLQSRVDQIVGRGTPTADKDRPKAAGEELPEDPSMMGRLGKVEKQVLSMERKLDFLVNIYIQRMGIPQAETDAYFASKEPDPAPPYHSPVDQMEKSQSVSKMQVLPSDHVEKTRVVTKMVRSSSSTAHRNHNAPTCPPSTSWQPLSSQLPQQAPPPPQRCQGSTPSPVGDGSLVRLPPPPAGERHSGNRSNRQSTGERGLAERAERGGDWGGAGAGEGGEEVKLDSDASISIPSVDHEELERSFSGFSISQSRENLDFLNNSFYTSTNQGDHRGGGGGGGGGGALPLRAAVRPYIAEGESDSDSELCAPSPHSDRAWTGTK, encoded by the exons ATGTTTCTGTGCtcaggtggggaggaggggccTCGGCGGCAGCGCAGCAGCGTCTCCGGAGGAAAGAGGCCTCCGAAACGAAACGCTCTCTACAGACGACTGCAGAACTTCCTGTACAACGTCCTGGAGAGGCCCCGAGGGTGGGCCTTCATCTACCACGCCTACGT GTTCCTGCTGGTGTTGTCCTGCCTGGTTCTCTCCGTGTTCTCCACCATCAAAGAGTACGAGAAGAGTTCAGAGGACGCCCTCTACatcctg GAGGTCGTGACCATCGTGGTCTTCGGCGTCGAGTACATGGTGAGGATCTGGGCTGCAGGTTGCTGCTGTCGGTACAGAGGTTGGAGAGGACGACTCAAATTCGCCAGAAAACCCTTCTGTGTCATCG acaTCATGGTGTTGATAGCGTCCATCTCGGTCTTGGCGGCCGGGACTCAGGGGAACGTGTTTGCCACGTCTGCGATTCGTTCTCTTCGGTTCCTTCAGATCCTGAGGATGATCCGGATGGATCGACGGGGGGGAACCTGGAAACTGCTCGGATCAGTGGTGTACGCCCACAGCaag GAGTTGATCACAGCCTGGTATATCGGCTTCTTGTGTCTCATTCTCGCCAGTTTCCTCGTTTATTTGGCAGAAAAAGAAGATAACGTACAATTTGAGACGTATGCCGACGCCCTCTGGTGGGGactg ATCACCTTAACAACCATCGGTTATGGAGACAAGTTCCCCATCACCTGGAACGGTCGTCTTCTGGCTGCGGCCTTCACACTGATCGGAGTGTCATTCTTCGCTCTTCCTGCT GGGATCCTGGGTTCTGGTTTTGCTCTGAAGGTTCAGGAGCAGCACCGACAGAAACACTTTGAGAAGAGACGAAACCCGGCGGCTGGACTCATACAG gCGGCGTGGAGAGTTTACGCCACAAACCTGAGCCGAACTGATCTGTCTTCAACCTGGGACTATTACGAGAGGACCGTCTCCGTCCCCATGTACAG gTTGATCCCTCCTCTCAATCAGCTCGATCTCCTGAGGAACCTCAAGAACAAATCAGGACTCTCATTCAG gaaGGACGTCCAGCCTGAACCGTCTCCAAG tCAGAAGGTCAGTTTGAAGGAGAGGGTCTTCTCGTCTCCCCGCAGTTCAGTAACCAAAGGGAAAGGTTCTCCACAGCACG TTGTACCCGCTGTTACTCCTGGTTTGGGCTCTGGAGGTCCAGGGGTTCCAGGGGGAGTCCAGGCCCTGCGGCGGTCCCCCAGTATGGAGCCCTGTCTGGAGGAGAGTCCTAGCAAGGTCCCAAAGAGCTGGAGTTTCGGAGAGCGCAGCAGAACCCGGCAGGCGTTCAGGATCCGAGGAGCTGCATCCCGCCAAAACTCTGAAG TGCTGATAGAGATGCAGGACGAAGAGTTCAGACAGAAGGGCTCCCCAG ATGCCAGTCTGCCGGGAGAAGACCTGGCCGACGACAACAAGAGCTGCCACTGTGAGTTTGTCCCTCAGGATCTGACCCCGGGGTTAAAGGTCACCATCAGAGCCATCTG catCATGCGTTTCATGGTGTCTAAGAGGAAGTTCAAGGAGAGCCTTCGTCCCTATGATGTCATGGACGTAATCGAACAGTATTCAGCTGGTCACCTGGACATGCTGGCCCGCATCAAGAATCTCCAGTCAAG AGTGGATCAGATAGTCGGCAGAGGAACACCAACTGCAGACAAAGACCGCCCTAAAGCAGCTGGCGAGGAGCTTCCCGAGGATCCGAGCATGATGGGACGGCTGGGGAAGGTGGAGAAGCAG GTGCTGTCCATGGAGAGAAAGTTGGACTTCCTGGTCAACATCTACATCCAGCGAATGGGAATCCCTCAGGCCGAGACCGACGCCTACTTTGCATCCAAGGAACCGGACCCAGCGCCTCCCTACCACAGTCCGGTGGATCAGATGGAGAAGAGCCAGTCAGTCTCCAAAATGCA GGTGTTGCCTAGCGACCATGTGGAGAAGACTCGTGTTGTGACGAAGATGGTtcgctccagcagctccacagcacACAGAAACCACAATGCCCCCACTtgtcctccctccacctcctggcAGCCATTAAGCTCCCAGCTCCCCCAGCAGGCTCCACCCCCTCCACAGCGTTGCCAGGGCAGCACACCGAGTCCAGTGGGAGACGGGTCACTGGTTCGACTCCCACCTCCTCCGGCCGGAGAGAGACACAGCGGGAACCGATCAAACCGGCAGAGCACTGGAGAGCGGGGGCTGGCagagagggcagagaggggaggagactggggaggagcaggagcaggagaaggaggggaggaggtgaagctgGACAGCGAtgcctccatctccatcccatCCGTGGACCATGAGGAGCTGGAGCGCTCCTTCAGCGGCTTCTCCATCTCCCAGTCCAGAGAGAACCTGGACTTCCTCAACAACAGCTTCTACACATCCACCAACCAGGGAGaccacc gaggaggaggaggaggaggcggcggcggcggcgccctCCCCCTCCGAGCTGCTGTCCGACCCTACATTGCAGAGGGCGAGTCCGACTCGGACTCTGAGCTCTGTGCCCCTTCGCCGCACTCGGACCGAGCGTGGACTGGAACCAAGTAG